In Yarrowia lipolytica chromosome 1F, complete sequence, a genomic segment contains:
- a CDS encoding uncharacterized protein (Compare to YALI0F31713g, no similarity), whose translation MTPRPHLQQEHEFYVSPGTKNREAVIAAIPGVEVLAPSRDTINICAKREMAHHKQMYPTLEFHDRTILNKLRSTPSLARAAILETPSKFASAKYQSSASRFKAMVRQQRRRSKGIRVETVDDTLAVDKDDEEGGDDNPFQPVNKESKVTEPEDEQNDQSDSEESEEEQESEPQGKTVNVKKEVTDVTASQIDESDSSDNSGSDSGEGKGSGQDSDSDGPDGSDNSNTTNESEESEQEGQREEESIPDSVSESILPSLKKSPRKRVSITQPSIRTYRNKRIRKVEEISDSDDDFGSHTQESQESVKPEPKRHENDKFYEAEEQFEKDEEQFETAPDHLGNKGETEDEPVDGSESESDREATPTKTRSSRSLSKTPAEAPKLSTRASQPPKSPTKQPSEARRRRRVLLDEDDGFDDGFETEFSRERQAEFFVQSDSDHYSDDEYGQDRKGNGHQNEHQNNSRDQVAVKEDEGEYAYDHGDDEENEHSTRGEFDDEFLPIQPRRRGKHSLQGGKKGRPRDKFNPSKDRLLLETSETAKKLAIPRKELFDQLTAMIGHTEFSLQTRLSKLEADENLRDIALNAPVIEGASVSDVFAKIMHKAQRTTGPKPRVRIPYTDLDDLAIKAFVCDLDPSKRGSYSSYEPFAEKYTHHDSSSVKGRWTKTLGPRTNEIELLEAKQKYTPQLEQQYLNWLHNTYPALFQG comes from the coding sequence ATGACGCCGCGACCGCATTTACAACAAGAGCACGAGTTTTACGTTTCTCCAGGAACCAAAAACCGCGAGGCGGTGATCGCAGCTATTCCCGGAGTCGAGGTGCTCGCCCCGTCTCGAgacaccatcaacatctGTGCCAAGCGCGAGATGGCCCATCACAAGCAAATGTACCCTACGTTGGAGTTTCATGACCGCACCATTCTCAATAAGCTGCGAAGCACACCTTCGCTGGCGCGTGCTGCTATTCTGGAGACTCCCTCTAAGTTCGCATCGGCGAAGTATCAGAGCAGTGCATCACGGTTCAAGGCCATGGTCAGACAAcagaggagaaggagtaAGGGAATACGTGTTGAGACGGTGGACGATACGTTAGCCGTTGATAAGGATGACGAGGAAGGTGGAGACGATAACCCATTCCAACCTGTGAACAAGGAATCTAAGGTCACGGAGCCCGAGGACGAACAGAACGATCAGAGTGACTCTGAGGAGTCAGAGGAAGAACAAGAGTCGGAACCCCAAGGTAAAACAGTGAACGTGAAAAAAGAGGTGACTGACGTCACAGCTTCCCAGATTGATGAGTCCGACAGCTCTGACAACTCGGGCTCGGACTCGGGAGAGGGAAAGGGATCGGGCCAGGACTCGGACTCTGACGGTCCTGACGGTTCTgacaactccaacaccacAAACGAGTCGGAGGAATCTGAACAGGAAGgacagagagaagaagaatcGATTCCTGACTCAGTTTCGGAATCGATACTGCCTTCTCTCAAGAAGTCTCCTCGCAAGAGAGTGTCTATTACTCAACCTTCAATCCGAACCTATCGCAACAAAAGGATCCGAAAGGTCGAGGAGATTTCAGACTCTGATGATGATTTTGGATCACACACTCAAGAAAGCCAGGAGTCTGTGAAACCAGAACCCAAGAGGCACGAGAATGACAAGTTCTACGAAGCTGAGGAGCAGTTTGAAAAGGATGAGGAACAGTTTGAGACCGCCCCAGATCATCTCGGCAATAAAGGGGAAACAGAGGACGAACCTGTAGATGGTTCCGAGTCAGAATCCGACCGAGAAGCGACTCCTACAAAAACAAGATCAAGCAGATCTCTCTCCAAGACTCCAGCCGAGGCGCCCAAACTATCAACGAGGGCCTCTCAGCCACCGAAGTCACCCACCAAACAACCCAGCGAAGCTCGTAGACGACGCCGAGTGTTGCTGGATGAAGACGACGGATTTGATGACGGGTTCGAAACCGAGTTTTCCCGAGAGCGACAGGCAGAGTTCTTTGTCCAGAGCGACTCTGACCACTACAGTGATGATGAATACGGGCAGGACAGAAAGGGGAATGGACACCAAAATGAACATCAAAACAACAGCCGGGATCAAGTCGCTGTcaaagaagatgaaggagaaTACGCATACGATCAtggagacgacgaggagaacgaGCATTCAACTCGTGGCGAGTTCGATGACGAGTTTCTGCCGATACAGCCGAGACGCCGCGGCAAGCATTCTCTCCAGGGAGGGAAGAAGGGAAGACCACGGGACAAGTTCAACCCTTCCAAGGATAGACTGCTCCTGGAAACTTCAGAAACAGCCAAGAAACTGGCTATTCCTCGCAAGGAGCTCTTTGACCAGCTCACCGCGATGATTGGACACACAGAATTCTCCCTGCAAACTCGTCTCTCGAAGCTGGAAGCCGACGAGAATTTACGTGATATAGCCCTCAATGCTCCTGTCATTGAAGGCGCTTCTGTGAGTGATGTCTTTGCCAAGATCATGCACAAGGCTCAACGAACGACGGGACCCAAGCCTCGGGTGCGAATTCCGTACACAGATCTGGACGACCTGGCGATCAAGGCCTTTGTCTGTGACTTGGACCCCTCAAAACGTGGATCTTATAGCTCATATGAGCCGTTTGCAGAGAAGTACACTCATCACGACTCCAGCAGTGTG
- a CDS encoding uncharacterized protein (Compare to YALI0F31735g, highly similar to uniprot|Q9P839 Candida albicans RNR1 ribonucleotide reductase large subunit) has protein sequence MSKLFVIKRDGRKESVQVDKITARIKRLCYGLDPDHVDPIQITLKIASGIYEGVSTIELDNLAAETAAYMTTLHPDYAILAARIAVSNLHKQTKKQFSQVVYDLYHYVNPRNKKHSPMVSKELYDTVQANADELNGAILYDRDFTYNYFGFKTLERAYLLRVNGAVAERPQQMIMRVSVGIHGDNIARAIETYNYMSQKYFTHASPTLYNAGTPQPQMSSCFLVNMKDDSIDGIYDTLKTCALISKSAGGIGLSIHNIRATGSYIAGTNGTSNGIVPMLRVYNNTARYVDQGGNKRPGAFAMYLEPWHDDIFEFCELRKNHGKEEIRARDLFLALWIPDLFMERVEQNAEWTLMCPNECPGLDDVYGDEFKQLYEQYEKEGRGRRTIPAQKLWYHILDCQTESGNPFMLYKDSCNRKSNQKNLGTIKSSNLCCEIVEYSSPDEVAVCNLASIALPTFVTRDDTNSFYDFKKLHDIAKVIVRNLNAIIDRNYYPVPEAKKSNMRHRPIALGVQGLADTFMALRLPFESEEAKKLNIQIFETIYHGAVEASYEMALEDGAYETFQGSPASKGDLQFDLWNVTPSELWEWDDLKAKIMKTGMRNSLLVAPMPTASTSQILGFNECFEPYTSNIYSRRVLAGEFQIVNPWLLKDLVEVGLWNETMKNRIVADNGSVQNIPNIPQEIKDLYKTVWEISQKRIIEMAADRSPFIDQSQSLNIHIKDPTMGKLTSMHFYGWKKGLKTGMYYLRTMAAAAPIQFTIDQEALKTIDSSTAKAMLNKKPYQEINSMANLRSIEDKIAKIDLNGGNKENNVMELIRESQEKKEAEKEAKRVPAPVAETKEETQEETKPVEKPAAAEDKPAEDSPIAKSEYDIYADKVLACSLANPESCEMCSG, from the coding sequence ATGTCCAAGCTCTTTGTCATCAAGCGAGACGGCCGCAAGGAGTCGGTCCAGGTCGACAAAATCACTGCACGTATCAAGCGTCTGTGTTACGGCCTCGACCCTGACCACGTCGACCCTATCCAGATCACCCTCAAGATTGCATCCGGTATCTACGAGGGTGTTAGCACTATCGAGCTCGACAACCTGGCTGCCGAGACAGCCGCCTACATGACCACTCTGCATCCTGACTATGCGATTCTGGCTGCCCGAATCGCTGTGTCCAACCTGCATAAGcagaccaagaagcagtTCTCGCAGGTGGTTTACGACTTGTACCACTACGTGAACCCCCGAAACAAGAAGCACTCGCCCATGGTCTCCAAGGAGCTGTACGACACCGTGCAGGCCAACGCCGACGAGCTCAACGGCGCCATTCTCTACGACCGAGACTTCACCTACAACTACTTTGGCTTCAAGACCCTGGAGCGAGCATACCTGCTGCGAGTCAACGGTGCTGTTGCCGAGCGACCCCAACAGATGATCATGCGAGTCTCTGTCGGTATCCACGGCGACAACATTGCCCGGGCCATTGAGACCTACAACTATATGTCTCAGAAGTACTTCACTCACGCTTCCCCCACTCTCTACAACGCCGGAACTCCCCAGCCTCAGATGTCGTCGTGTTTCCTTGTCAACATGAAGGACGACTCCATCGACGGCATCTACGATACCCTCAAAACCTGTGCTCTGATTTCCAAGTCTGCCGGCGGTATCGGTCTGTCTATCCACAACATCCGAGCTACTGGCTCCTACATTGCTGGAACTAACGGAACCTCCAACGGTATCGTGCCCATGCTGCGTGTCTATAACAACACCGCCCGATACGTTGATCAGGGAGGCAACAAGCGACCTGGTGCCTTTGCAATGTACCTTGAGCCCTGGCACGACGATATCTTCGAGTTCTGCGAGCTGCGAAAGAACCACGGAAAGGAAGAGATTCGAGCCCGAGACCTGTTCCTGGCTCTGTGGATCCCCGACCTGTTCATGGAGCGAGTCGAGCAGAACGCTGAATGGACCCTGATGTGCCCCAACGAGTGCCCCGGTCTTGACGACGTCTATGGTGATGAGTTTAAGCAGCTGTACGAGCagtacgagaaggagggccGAGGCCGACGAACCATCCCTGCCCAGAAGCTGTGGTACCACATTCTCGACTGCCAGACCGAGTCCGGCAACCCCTTCATGCTGTACAAGGACTCCTGCAACCGAAAGTCCAACCAGAAGAACCTCGGAACAATTAAGTCTTCTAACCTGTGCTGTGAGATTGTAGAGTACTCTTCTCCTGATGAGGTCGCTGTCTGCAACCTGGCTTCCATCGCTCTGCCCACTTTTGTTACTCGAGACGACACCAACTCGTTCTACGacttcaagaagctgcACGACATTGCCAAGGTCATTGTGCGAAACCTCAACGCTATCATCGACCGAAACTACTACCCGGTCcccgaggccaagaagtcTAACATGCGACACCGACCCATTGCTCTGGGTGTCCAGGGTCTGGCCGACACCTTCATGGCTCTACGACTCCCATTTGAgtccgaggaggccaagaagctcaacatCCAGATCTTCGAGACCATCTACCACGGAGCTGTCGAAGCCTCTTACGAGATGGCTCTTGAGGACGGTGCCTACGAGACCTTCCAGGGCTCCCCTGCCTCCAAGGGTGACCTCCAGTTCGATCTCTGGAACGTGACTCCTTCCGAGCTGTGGGAGTGGGACgatctcaaggccaagatcaTGAAGACTGGTATGCGAAACTCGCTGTTGGTCGCTCCCATGCCCACTGCCTCCACTTCCCAGATTCTTGGTTTCAATGAGTGCTTCGAGCCCTACACTTCCAACATTTACTCTCGACGAGTTCTTGCTGGTGAATTCCAGATTGTCAACCCCTggctgctcaaggacctgGTTGAGGTTGGCCTGTGGAACGAGACCATGAAGAACCGAATTGTTGCTGACAACGGATCCGTGCAGAACATCCCCAACATTCCCCAGGAAATCAAGGACCTGTACAAGACCGTGTGGGAGATTTCTCAGAAGCGAATCATTGAGATGGCCGCTGACCGATCCCCCTTCATTGACCAGTCTCAGTCCCTCAACATTCACATCAAGGACCCTACCATGGGCAAGCTCACCTCCATGCACTTCTACGGCTGGAAGAAGGGTCTCAAGACAGGTATGTACTACCTGCGAAccatggctgctgctgcccccATCCAGTTCACCATTGACcaggaggctctcaagaccaTTGACTCCAGCACCGCCAAGGCcatgctcaacaagaagcccTACCAGGAGATCAACTCCATGGCCAACTTGCGGTCCATCGAGGACAAGATTGCCAAGATTGATCTGAATGGAggcaacaaggagaacaaCGTCATGGAGCTGATCCGAGAGTCCcaggaaaagaaggaggctgagaaggaggccaagcgAGTCCCTGCTCCCGTGGctgagaccaaggaggagacccaggaggagaccaagcCCGTTGAaaagcctgctgctgctgaagacAAGCCTGCCGAGGACTCCCCCATCGCCAAGTCTGAGTACGACATCTATGCAGACAAGGTTCTGGCCTGCTCTCTGGCCAACCCCGAGTCTTGTGAGATGTGCTCTGGTTAA
- a CDS encoding uncharacterized protein (Converted to coding from non-coding YALI0F31757g, uniprot|Q8NIP3 Yarrowia lipolytica Reverse transcriptase) — MSREQVAYLESQIDVPVKVAKDSWRDRFKVMKNKHWLETLPSELDPNHLHWLKTNQFLSKHYRRDDKSAATLHMLRLNRLPFTRWYPRSRSVQYRDLGCSSCQLFKQKNYLHEHLFVNCPASKAICQKIGVPLPSKMADWILLEAKDGPLNYIRELAHALWQFERAMRKTGLVGTDPVVQRDFRSTCSPGASASISSRHVNRGLLRPKARKEE, encoded by the coding sequence ATGTCTCGGGAGCAAGTTGCATATCTCGAGTCGCAAATCGATGTCCCTGTCAAGGTGGCAAAGGATAGCTGGCGAGATCGTTTCAAGGTCATGAAGAACAAGCACTGGTTGGAGACACTGCCATCCGAGCTTGATCCGAACCACCTACACTGGCTTAAGACAAATCAGTTCCTGAGCAAGCACTACCGACGTGATGATAAGAGCGCTGCTACGCTACACATGTTGCGGCTGAACCGCCTCCCCTTCACCCGGTGGTACCCTAGATCAAGATCTGTCCAGTACAGAGACCTTGGATGTAGTTCTTGTCAACTCTTCAAACAGAAGAACTACCTCCATGAGCACCTTTTTGTCAATTGTCCAGCGTCCAAGGCCATCTGCCAGAAGATTGGTGTCCCCCTTCCATCAAAGATGGCGGACTGGATCTTACTGGAAGCCAAGGACGGCCCGCTGAACTACATTAGAGAGCTCGCCCATGCTTTGTGGCAGTTCGAGCGAGCTATGCGAAAAACTGGCCTAGTGGGTACTGACCCCGTGGTCCAGCGAGACTTTCGCTCCACTTGTTCACCCGGAGCTTCTGCCAGCATATCGTCGCGACATGTGAATCGTGGCCTATTGAGGCCGAAAGCGCGGAAAGAGGAATGA
- a CDS encoding uncharacterized protein (Compare to YALI0F31845g, similar to uniprot|P39109 Saccharomyces cerevisiae YDR135c YCF1 glutathione S-conjugate transporter) — protein MSYCTDPEGWQLLTRYYDLSPCLSQNGLFILPGAIAILFGAPGLYNLSKLPGKRPALWDYNLKQIITILQIAVALAIPLLQQFGHNDLRFWSPLILAVGTTIVLLIQKLEFEKRQVASTAVLTFWGLEIIEASIAIYGFFVRGFVGSPYIFAVVSLGFLGLFSFILEARYTPSSEPAYYDDSNFLSKLTYSYVAPILDLGNKETLKLGHIPKPPRELLTENIYDEFSQIWDDKIQAYKEKKTEKFPSVLLTLASIYGLDYLKITCLQVFCTAAPFVQPLLLKQLILFVGRYNENKAPLSQGLSIVIVAATVMIMRSVLDNRKSLMTLNLKLRFQTSLSQAVHEKALKLAPSAVAETSIGELVNILSNNVTSLSNCLDYIHTVWSLPLQIVICWTTMYSMIGNAMWVGMAAMLVVVPITALISKMKMTLYLKLQKVSESRYTLTNELLSNMKSVKLYGWESTFFKKVEKVRNEDELGVVLYMTYLTAVENFLFNSSTYFSSTAAFAFIVLFQHLPLSAASAIPALNLFGRLLEPFINIPYIIQFIIQAWIALDKINRFLGLTEVEKFNVQEDTEAHADDSSAETPVNVHGTFCWDSKFENVALENITYSAKKGNMVCIIGKVGAGKTATLMATLGELFTKEGSSWTTGSVAYFSQVPWILNATVKDNILFGSREDPVFYNLVIEACALTRDMELLADGDMTEVGEKGISLSGGQKARIAIARAVYSRASVLLFDDPLSAVDEHVQAHLIKHVFGPDGLLKTKTVIMATNTVNLLRHASTIHLIEDKTFVESGEFAELMSQENGKVKKLVDEFQTAAGDKKTEGINEEADGEDTEVGSSIEDLSAEQQLKKQSFSTLRRASSVSHFSILTLGANDNRRTRVEGEVNTSGAANIVQLYKGYFSAAGWHNIILYVSFTMFGSGMAIISTYWVAMWGSDKIDLNDMQLVLGYLAIGVLAALFDVLGSISWDTFGSLRASRVLHEKMLKAVIRAPMSFFESTPLGRLTSRFSQDIGKIDWMMTWIIVSFSNSLIQSFSTLCVIVLTSPSTLLVIVPALYLYRIIQQYYLATSREARRLSAAAMSPVISHFQETLTGLTTVRAFGKPRYFATKSTARIDARTKARFLMASLQQWLSLRLSAIGVAIFLASGLSLVGTLHWKALSAGLVGLAMSYASTISQSLSEVVRTAITVEQESVVLERINEYCNIEPEAPLKAKEPAAHWPNEGKITFSDYSTKYRANLDPVLKEISFTINPREKIGVVGRTGAGKSSLTMALFRIIEATDGAIIIDGEDISKLGLEDLRSRLSIIPQDAQMFEGTIKGNLDPAGKFTDEQLLEVLEHSSLKKYVDEHDGLDTKLNDGGSNLSLGQKQLMCLGRALLNPSPILVLDEATAAVDYETDKLIQETIRREFKDRTILTIAHRLNTVMDSDRIMVLDAGKVVEFDTPENLLKNEDSFFYSLVNRSKGGEEL, from the exons atgtCGTATTGTACAGACCCCGAAGGGTGGCAACTGCTCACACGGTACTACGATCTCTCGCCCTGTTTGTCTCAAAACGGTCTTTTCATTCTACCTGGTGCGATCGCCATTTTGTTCGGAGCTCCCGGTCTCTATAACTTATCGAAACTTCCAGGCAAACGACCAGCCCTATGGGATTACAATCTCAAGCAG ATCATCACCATTCTGCAGATTGCGGTTGCGCTCGCCATTCCGCTGCTTCAGCAGTTTGGCCACAACGACCTGCGGTTCTGGTCACCTCTAATCCTCGCTGTGGGTACCACTATCGTGCTGTTAATCCAAAAGCTCGAGTTTGAGAAACGCCAGGTTGCCAGCACAGCCGTTCTGACCTTCTGGGGCCTCGAGATCATCGAGGCTTCTATAGCCATTTATGGATTCTTTGTGCGAGGATTTGTGGGATCACCTTACATTTTTGCTGTGGTATCTCTCGGCTTCCTCGGCCTCTTCAGTTTCATTCTGGAGGCCAGATACACTCCCTCCTCCGAACCAGCTTACTACGACGATTCCAACTTCCTATCCAAGCTCACATACAGCTATGTGGCTCCCATTCTCGACCTGGGCAACAAGGAGACTCTTAAGCTAGGACACATCCCCAAACCTCCCAGAGAGCTGCTCACAGAGAACATTTACGATGAATTCAGCCAGATCTGGGACGATAAGATCCAGGCgtacaaggagaagaagacggagaAGTTCCCTTCTGTGCTCCTGACTCTGGCCAGCATTTACGGGCTGGACTATCTGAAAATAACCTGTCTACAGGTCTTCTGCACTGCCGCTCCCTTTGTGCAGCCTCTGCTTTTGAAGCAGCTCATCCTCTTTGTCGGAAGATACAATGAAAACAAGGCTCCGCTTTCCCAGGGTCTGTCTATCGTCATTGTTGCCGCTACAGTGATGATTATGCGATCCGTACTCGATAACAGAAAGTCGCTCATGACTCTGAACCTCAAGTTGCGGTTCCAGACTTCCCTTAGTCAGGCTGTTCACGAGAAGGCCCTCAAACTGGCTCCTTCTGCTGTGGCTGAGACTTCTATCGGTGAGCTTGTCAATATTCTCTCCAACAACGTCACTTCGTTGTCAAACTGTCTTGATTACATTCACACAGTCTGGTCTCTGCCTCTGCAGATTGTCATCTGTTGGACTAccatgtacagtatgatTGGAAACGCCATGTGGGTGGGTATGGCTGCCATGTTGGTTGTGGTGCCCATAACCGCCCTCATCtccaagatgaagatgactCTGTACCTCAAGTTACAAAAGGTCAGTGAGTCTCGATATACTTTAACCAACGAGCTCCTGTCTAACATGAAATCTGTCAAGCTGTACGGATGGGAGAGTACCTTTTTCAAGAAAGTTGAAAAGGTCCGAAATGAGGACGAGCTTGGAGTGGTGCTTTATATGACCTACCTCACTGCTGTCGAGAACTTCCTCTTCAATAGTTCCACCTACTTTTCGTCTACCGCAGCTTTTGCCTTTATTGTCCTGTTCCAGCACCTTCCCCTTTCTGCTGCCAGTGCCATTCCTGCTCTCAACCTGTTTGGACGACTTCTGGAGCCCTTCATTAACATTCCCTACATTATCCAATTCATCATTCAGGCATGGATTGCCCTAGATAAGATCAACCGGTTTCTGGGTCTCACTGAGGTCGAAAAATTCAACGTTCAAGAGGATACTGAGGCCCATGCTGACGATTCTTCTGCCGAGACTCCCGTGAACGTCCACGGAACTTTCTGCTGGGACTCCAAGTTTGAGAATGTCGCTCTGGAGAACATTACTTACAGTGCCAAGAAGGGTAACATGGTATGCATCATTGGAAAGGTTGGCGCTGGAAAGACAGCTACTCTGATGGCTACTCTCGGTGAACTGTTTACCAAGGAGGGCTCTTCTTGGACGACTGGTTCCGTTGCTTACTTCTCTCAAGTGCCCTGGATTCTAAATGCGACCGTCAAAGACAACATTCTATTTGGATCTCGAGAGGACCCCGTGTTCTACAATCTTGTCATTGAAGCATGTGCTCTTACTCGAGACATGGAGCTTCTTGCTGATGGAGATATGACTGAGGTTGGCGAGAAGGGTATTTCTTTGTCGGGTGGCCAGAAGGCCCGTATTGCGATTGCTCGAGCTGTGTATTCTCGTGCCAGTGTTCTCCTCTTCGACGACCCCCTCTCTGCTGTCGATGAACATGTCCAGGCCCATCTGATTAAGCATGTGTTTGGACCTGACGGTTtgctcaagaccaagacagTCATTATGGCGACCAACACCGTCAATCTGTTGCGACACGCCTCTACCATTCATCTGATTGAGGACAAGACCTTTGTTGAGTCTGGAGAGTTTGCTGAACTCATGTCTCAGGAGAACGGCAAAGTGAAGAAGCTGGTTGACGAATTCCAGACCGCTGCCGGTGATAAGAAGACAGAAGGAATTAACGAGGAAGCAGATGGAGAGGACACCGAGGTAGGCTCTTCTATTGAAGATCTTTCtgctgagcagcagctcaagaagcaaTCTTTTTCTACACTCCGAAGAGCTTCCTCCGTTTCCCACTTCTCGATTCTCACGCTTGGTGCTAACGACAACCGACGAACTCGTGTGGAGGGCGAGGTCAACACCAGTGGGGCCGCAAACATCGTCCAGCTTTACAAGGGCTACTTTTCTGCTGCCGGATGGCACAACATTATCCTCTACGTGTCCTTCACCATGTTTGGCTCTGGAATGGCTATTatcagtacatactgggTGGCCATGTGGGGCAGCGACAAGATTGATCTGAACGATATGCAACTTGTGCTTGGATACTTAGCTATTGGCGTTCTTGCAGCTCTATTTGATGTGCTTGGTTCTATTTCTTGGGACACCTTTGGATCTCTCAGAGCTTCTAGAGTTCTCCACGAGAAGATGCTGAAGGCTGTTATTCGAGCCCCTATGTCCTTCTTTGAATCAACTCCTCTGGGACGTCTGACTTCACGATTCTCTCAGGATATCGGCAAGATTGACTGGATGATGACCTGGATCATTGTGTCGTTCTCAAATTCTCTCATTCAATCGTTCAGCACACTGTGTGTCATTGTACTCACCTCTCCCTCCACTCTTCTTGTTATCGTCCCCGCTCTATATCTCTACAGAATCATCCAGCAGTACTACCTGGCTACTTCTCGGGAAGCTCGACGGTTGTCTGCTGCCGCGATGTCTCCTGTCATTTCTCATTTCCAGGAGACTCTCACCGGTCTGACTACCGTTCGAGCCTTTGGCAAGCCCAGGTACTTTGCTACCAAGAGTACTGCTAGAATCGACGCTAGAACCAAGGCACGATTCCTGATGGCCTCTCTTCAGCAGTGGCTCTCATTGCGTCTAAGTGCCATCGGTGTTGCAATCTTTCTCGCCTCTGGCCTGTCTCTTGTCGGCACTCTGCACTGGAAAGCTCTTTCTGCCGGCCTCGTTGGTCTGGCAATGAGTTACGCCTCTACCATCTCTCAGAGTCTCAGTGAAGTGGTTCGAACTGCCATCACCGTGGAACAGGAGTCAGTTGTGCTTGAGCGTATCAACGAGTACTGCAACATCGAGCCCGAGGCTcctctcaaggccaaggagcctGCTGCCCATTGGCCCAACGAAGGTAAGATCACCTTCTCCGACTACTCCACCAAGTACCGGGCCAATCTCGATCCTGTGCTCAAAGAGATTTCCTTCACCATCAACCCGCGAGAAAAGATTGGCGTTGTCGGCCGAACCGGTGCTGGAAAGTCGTCTCTCACAATGGCGCTGTTCCGGATCATCGAGGCCACAGACGGAGCTATTATCATcgatggagaagacattTCCAagcttggtcttgaggATCTCCGATCCCGTCTCTCTATTATTCCCCAGGATGCCCAAATGTTCGAGGGAACCATTAAGGGCAACCTGGATCCTGCGGGCAAGTTCACCGacgagcagctgctggaggtcCTGGAGCACTCGTCTCTCAAAAAGTATGTGGACGAGCATGATGGACTGGATACCAAGCTGAACGACGGAGGTAGCAACCTGTCGCTGGGTCAGAAACAACTTATGTGCCTCGGCCGAGCTCTTCTCAACCCCTCGCCCATTCTTGTCCTGGATGAGGCTACTGCTGCAGTAGACTACGAGACCGACAAGTTGATCCAGGAAACGATCCGACGTGAGTTCAAGGATAGAACCATTCTCACGATTGCCCATCGACTCAACACTGTCATGGATAGTGACCGCATCATGGTTCTGGATGCTGGAAAGGTCGTTGAGTTTGATACACCCGAGaatctgctcaagaacgAGGACTCCTTTTTCTACTCGCTTGTTAACCGAAGCAAGGGCGGAGAGGAGTTGTAA
- a CDS encoding uncharacterized protein (Compare to YALI0F31867g, weakly similar to uniprot|Q9I5L7 Pseudomonas aeruginosa Hypothetical protein PA0711): MLNKCECRRRHVCVFVCVFVGVCVWFGASDVCAWVSSPRVSHEGVVIGDFSRGPLSSELSNLKVLRGNAHQRQVSTGNEFKLLVELRVSQQHDATGIELALAMLNGRMHEFGADPVALEVGQYSNGSNAVPLGALNLSVHLDLTQENRANHLLCIVIDGDPGRCECARGSQVVHNLLLLVVGDGELRKRRLDHVGDIILVPWQLR, encoded by the coding sequence ATGCTTAATAAATGCGAATGTCGCCGGCGacatgtgtgtgtgtttgtgtgtgtgtttgtcggtgtctgtgtctggtTCGGTGCGTCTGATGTCTGTGCTTGGGTTTCATCACCACGAGTGTCTCATGAAGGCGTCGTCATAGGTGACTTCTCCAGAGGGCCACTCTCCTCGGAACTTTCGAACCTGAAAGTACTGAGAGGGAACGCCCATCAGCGACAGGTCTCGACGGGGAACGAATTCAAACTGCTTGTAGAACTCCGGGTTTCCCAGCAACACGACGCCACCGGCATCGAGCTGGCCCTGGCAATGCTCAATGGCCGTATGCATGAGTTTGGCGCCGATCCCGTTGCCCTGGAAGTCGGGCAATACAGCAATGGGTCCAATGCCGTACCACTTGGGGCTCTGAACCTGTCCGTCCACCTTGACCTCACTCAGGAAAATCGTGCCAACCACCTGCTGTGTATTGTTATCGATGGCGACCCAGGACGCTGTGAGTGCGCCCGTGGCTCGCAAGTCGTGCACaatctcctgctcctggtggttggagatggcgaGCTTCGCAAACGCAGACTTGATCACGTTGGAGATATCATCCTTGTGCCATGGCAGCTCAGGTGA